The genomic DNA TGTCGACGCGGTTCTGGTTGAGCGACAGCGACTTGACCGCCTTGATCAGCTCGTCCTTGAGTTCCTTGTAGCGGCGCTCCTGGGCGGGCGACAGCGTGCCGGTGGCAGCAAGGCGGGCTTCCACCTGCTGGTCCTGCAGCTTGCGCAGCTTCTTGTAGGTCTCCGCGATGATGTCGAGGGTTTCCATGACCTGCGGGCGCAGTTCCGCTTCCATGGCGGCGAGCGAGAGGTTCGACTCGTCGTCGTCTTCCTCTTCCTCCTCGGCCGGCATGACGTCGCCGCCGACATTGGTGATGTCGTCGTCGTTGGCAGGCGAGCGAACCTTGCGGGTCTTTTCCTTTTCCTCGGCAGCCTTGCGGTCGGCCTCGATCTTTTCCGGGCTCTGGAACTGCGGAGCAGCCTTGGCCTCGGGACCGGAATAGGTGGTCTCGAGATCGATGATCTCGCGCAGAAGCGTCTGGCCTTCATTCAGTTCGTCGCGCCAGATAATCAGCGCCTGGAAGGTCAGCGGGCTCTCACAGAGACCGGCGATCATTGTCTCGCGGCCAGCCTCGATGCGCTTGGCAATCGCGATTTCGCCTTCGCGCGACAGAAGCTCGACCGAACCCATTTCGCGCAGGTACATGCGAACCGGGTCGTCAGTGCGATCGGTCGGTTCCTTCTTCTTGCTGGTCGCAAGCGAAGTACCGCTGGAAGGGGCCAGTTCGCCGCCTTCGCTTTCGTTATCGTCGTCGCTGGCCTCATCGTCGCCGCCGCCGGCAGCTTCTTCGGCTTCCTCGTCCTCGATCACGTTGATGCCCATGTCGGACAGCATTGCCATCGTGTCTTCGATCTGTTCGGAGGTGACTTCCTCGGACGGAAGGACCGAGTTCAACTCGTCCATCGTCACGTAGCCGCGCTTCTTGGCGGCCTTGATCATCTTCTTGACAGCGTCATCGGAAAGATCGAGAAGCGGGCCGTCCGGAGCGCCTTCGCGTTCTACGTCAGCTTCTTCGTTTTCTTTGACTTTGGTTGCCATTTAGTTCGTCGCTTTCCTTGTCGCAACCGGCGTGAGCCCGGTGCCAATGCCGCTCGAAGGTCCGGGTGCGCCGCGCACCCGCCACCGAATCATTTCCCCTGACGTAACGGGATGATGTTTAATTCCTGTTTAACCACGAGTGTACTCGTGGCAAAGCGGACAAGCTCCGACAGTCCTGCCACTGAAACGTCTCTGGCATGATTCCCTAACCGCCGTGTCATCTCGCCATTTCTTATTCGGAAATGGTGATTCCCAGAATTTTCGATCCCGTCAAGCATTTCCGCTGAAAAACCGGATGATTCGATAAAAATCACCGTTCCTGTCGCTTTTTGGGGTTTATCAGCTTCCGCTGAAGATGTAGGCGCTGCCCGCCAAAAGACAAGGGTAGCAACAATTTAATCGGCAAGGTCTCGTTGTGCCATATGCGCACGCGCAACCAGGACTGAATTTTTCGGTCCGGTGCTAAACCGATCGGCCGTCGTATTTGACGACTTTCACCGCCTCGATATCGAACTCCGGCAGGCAGCGCAGGTTGATCGCCGCCATCTTCCCATGCGGCCCGTCGCCCTCACCGAATGGCGCGATTCCGCAGGTGTCGCAGAACCGGTGCTGGATCACATGCTTGTTGAAGACATAGGTCGAGAGGTCCGCTTCCGGCGTCGTCAGCGTCAGCTTGTCGCGGGCAACGAAGGCGAGCAGTCCGCCGCGACGACGGCAGAGCGAGCAATTGCAGTCGATCGCTTCGCCAAATTCCCCTTCCACCTCGAAGGCGATCTTGCCGCAATGACAGCTTCCCTCATAACGCATGCATGCATCTCCTCTACTTCCCGGTGCGACGACGTCGCCACTGCCATCAAGATAGAGCCTCCCTGCCCTCAAGCAAGCGCAGGCGGCAGCCAGGCATGTGCACGCAAAACGATTCCCGAAGGAGCCCATTGTCGAGGAAAAATCGCAAGATTATTCCGGCTTTTTGCTTGCGCTTGACCTGATCGCGCAGGACCTTCGCACCGAAACGGAGGCTCGAATGCTCATCAAGGAAACCGACGCCATGCGGGTGTTATCGATCGGTCGGCGGCTCACCATTCCAGACGTCAAGACGGAGAGCG from Ensifer adhaerens includes the following:
- a CDS encoding GFA family protein, yielding MRYEGSCHCGKIAFEVEGEFGEAIDCNCSLCRRRGGLLAFVARDKLTLTTPEADLSTYVFNKHVIQHRFCDTCGIAPFGEGDGPHGKMAAINLRCLPEFDIEAVKVVKYDGRSV